In the Acidovorax sp. A79 genome, one interval contains:
- a CDS encoding nucleoside triphosphate pyrophosphatase has translation MPDFIYLASQSPRRRQLLEQLGVRHELLLPNVDGDEPEDAEAIEAVLPGEAPTAYVERVTGLKLDAAVARRARRGLPDAPILCSDTTVALGRAIYGKPDDAQHAARMLAELAGHEHRVLTAVALQVGPRRLSALSVSRVTFAAMTPAQIDAYVATGEPLGKAGAYGIQGRAAAYVEHLAGSYSGIMGLPMYETAQLLRAAGFQI, from the coding sequence ATGCCCGACTTCATCTACCTTGCCTCCCAGAGCCCCCGCCGGCGCCAGCTGCTCGAACAGCTGGGCGTGCGCCACGAACTGCTGCTGCCCAACGTGGACGGCGACGAGCCCGAAGACGCCGAGGCCATCGAGGCGGTGCTGCCCGGCGAGGCGCCCACGGCCTATGTGGAGCGCGTGACCGGCCTCAAGCTGGATGCCGCCGTGGCCCGGCGCGCGCGCCGGGGTTTGCCGGATGCGCCCATCCTGTGCTCCGACACCACCGTGGCCCTGGGCCGCGCGATTTACGGAAAACCCGACGACGCACAACACGCTGCGCGCATGCTGGCCGAACTGGCAGGGCACGAGCACCGCGTGCTCACCGCCGTGGCGCTGCAGGTGGGCCCCAGGCGCCTTTCTGCGCTGTCGGTGTCGCGCGTGACCTTCGCCGCCATGACGCCCGCGCAGATTGATGCCTACGTGGCCACGGGTGAGCCACTGGGCAAGGCCGGGGCTTACGGTATTCAGGGCCGGGCTGCTGCCTATGTGGAGCACCTGGCTGGCAGCTATTCGGGCATCATGGGGTTGCCGATGTACGAGACAGCGCAACTTCTGCGCG
- the rlmH gene encoding 23S rRNA (pseudouridine(1915)-N(3))-methyltransferase RlmH has protein sequence MKLLIVAVGQRVPDWAQTAYDDYAKRFPPELKVELKAVKTEPRGSKTLETLYAAERERIEAAIPRGTRVVALDERGTSLTTKALAERLKGWQLGGDDVALVIGGPDGLDPAFRQGAHERIRLSDLTLPHAMVRVLLIEQLYRAWSVNAGHPYHRE, from the coding sequence ATGAAGCTGCTTATCGTGGCGGTCGGGCAGCGGGTGCCTGACTGGGCGCAAACGGCTTACGACGACTACGCCAAACGCTTTCCGCCCGAACTCAAGGTCGAACTCAAGGCCGTCAAGACCGAACCGCGCGGCTCCAAGACCCTGGAGACGCTGTACGCCGCCGAGCGCGAGCGCATCGAGGCGGCCATCCCGCGCGGCACGCGCGTGGTGGCGCTGGACGAGCGCGGCACCAGCCTCACCACCAAGGCCCTGGCCGAACGGCTCAAGGGCTGGCAGCTGGGTGGCGACGACGTGGCACTGGTCATCGGCGGCCCGGACGGGCTCGATCCGGCGTTTCGCCAGGGCGCGCACGAGCGCATCCGCCTCTCGGACCTGACTTTGCCCCACGCCATGGTGCGCGTGCTGCTCATCGAGCAGCTGTACCGCGCCTGGTCGGTGAACGCCGGGCACCCCTACCACCGCGAGTGA
- the rsfS gene encoding ribosome silencing factor: MTTSTKSETAAKKDVTKLQRAIVDGLEDVKAQDIQVFNTEHLSPLFERVIVASGTSNRQTKALAASVRDAVKEAGFTKPRIEGEDNGEWIIVDCGAAVAHIMQPAIRQYYRLEELWGDTPVRLKLGAAKPVSSAATELAEKKSAQKAAKSDAKAAGKAPAKKTAAPTVAARSGKATVKAVARTAAKTAAAAPAKSAAAKPAAKTHVGKPAAKTASKTAGKVAGTAAARKPAAPKTPVKTVVVKPGGAKKPAAKKSSAPVGKAPARAAAKPASRTAGAAAAAKPAAKKAPARKG; this comes from the coding sequence ATGACCACCTCCACCAAATCGGAAACCGCCGCCAAGAAAGACGTCACCAAACTCCAGCGCGCCATCGTCGATGGCCTGGAGGACGTCAAGGCGCAAGACATCCAGGTCTTCAACACCGAGCATCTCTCGCCGCTGTTTGAACGGGTGATCGTGGCATCGGGCACCTCCAACCGCCAGACCAAGGCCCTGGCCGCCAGCGTGCGCGACGCGGTGAAAGAAGCGGGCTTTACCAAGCCGCGTATCGAAGGCGAAGACAACGGCGAATGGATCATCGTGGACTGCGGCGCCGCCGTGGCGCACATCATGCAGCCCGCCATCCGCCAGTACTACCGCCTGGAAGAGCTGTGGGGCGACACGCCCGTGCGCCTGAAGCTCGGCGCGGCCAAGCCGGTCTCCAGCGCGGCCACCGAGCTGGCCGAGAAGAAGTCGGCCCAGAAGGCGGCGAAATCCGACGCCAAGGCCGCTGGCAAGGCGCCTGCAAAAAAGACGGCGGCGCCCACCGTGGCGGCCCGTTCCGGCAAGGCCACGGTGAAGGCCGTGGCCAGGACCGCCGCCAAGACTGCCGCGGCTGCGCCGGCCAAGTCTGCTGCCGCCAAGCCGGCTGCGAAGACCCACGTTGGCAAGCCCGCCGCCAAAACCGCCAGCAAGACCGCGGGCAAGGTTGCCGGCACGGCAGCCGCCAGGAAGCCCGCAGCGCCCAAGACCCCCGTCAAGACCGTGGTCGTGAAGCCAGGCGGCGCGAAAAAGCCCGCAGCCAAGAAATCATCGGCCCCCGTGGGCAAGGCGCCTGCGCGCGCGGCGGCTAAGCCGGCGTCCAGGACCGCTGGCGCCGCCGCAGCGGCCAAGCCTGCGGCCAAGAAGGCTCCAGCCCGCAAGGGCTGA
- the hemF gene encoding oxygen-dependent coproporphyrinogen oxidase has product MQQPGLNPATTVATVRSYLQGLQARITDALEAVEGEGGARFLADAWSKPPGEPLQGDGITKILEGGRVFERAGCGFSHVRGPQLPPSATQHRPELAGAPFEAMGVSLVFHPRNPYVPTVHMNVRMIAAGHPGQAPTCWFGGGMDLTPYYGFEEDAVHFHRTCRDALSAFGDDKYPRFKQWCDEYFYLKHRGEQRGVGGVFYDDFSELGFDQSLAMTQSVGDAFLKAYLPIVEKRQNLPFGERERDFQLYRRGRYVEFNLVWDRGTHFGLQSGGRTESILLSMPPLVSWSYQRSDAADSAEAALLQRFLVRRDWLAEGAAPTA; this is encoded by the coding sequence ATGCAACAACCTGGATTGAATCCGGCCACGACCGTGGCGACCGTACGCAGCTACTTGCAGGGCCTGCAGGCGCGCATCACCGATGCGCTCGAGGCCGTGGAAGGAGAGGGCGGTGCACGCTTTCTGGCCGATGCCTGGAGCAAGCCGCCCGGCGAGCCGCTGCAGGGCGACGGCATCACCAAGATCCTGGAGGGCGGCCGGGTGTTCGAACGCGCGGGCTGTGGCTTCAGCCATGTGCGCGGCCCGCAGCTGCCACCCTCGGCCACGCAGCACCGGCCCGAGCTGGCCGGTGCGCCGTTCGAGGCCATGGGCGTGTCGCTGGTCTTCCACCCGCGCAACCCCTATGTGCCCACCGTGCACATGAATGTGCGCATGATCGCGGCGGGCCATCCGGGGCAGGCGCCGACCTGCTGGTTTGGCGGTGGCATGGACCTCACGCCGTACTACGGCTTCGAGGAAGACGCGGTGCACTTTCACCGCACCTGCCGCGATGCGCTCAGCGCCTTTGGCGACGACAAGTACCCACGCTTCAAGCAGTGGTGCGACGAATACTTCTACCTCAAGCACCGCGGCGAGCAGCGTGGCGTGGGCGGGGTGTTCTATGACGACTTCTCGGAGCTGGGCTTTGACCAGAGCCTGGCCATGACGCAGTCGGTGGGCGACGCCTTCCTCAAGGCCTACCTGCCCATCGTGGAGAAGCGCCAGAACCTGCCGTTTGGCGAGCGCGAGCGCGACTTCCAGCTCTACCGCCGGGGCCGCTATGTGGAGTTCAACCTGGTGTGGGACCGGGGCACCCACTTTGGCCTGCAGTCGGGGGGGCGCACCGAGTCCATTTTGTTGTCCATGCCGCCGCTGGTGTCGTGGTCGTACCAGCGCTCCGATGCCGCCGATTCGGCCGAGGCGGCGCTGTTGCAGAGGTTCCTGGTGCGCCGCGACTGGCTTGCCGAAGGTGCCGCCCCCACCGCCTGA
- the purD gene encoding phosphoribosylamine--glycine ligase: protein MKVLVIGGGGREHAMAWKLSQSPKVTKVYVAPGNGGTALNPKLDNVAISDVRELRVWAQAEKIALTVVGPEAPLAAGVVDEFRANGLRIFGPTKAAAQLESSKAFSKAFMRRHGIPTADYDTFTDPAAAHAFVDRLGAPIVIKADGLAAGKGVVVAMTLQEAHDAVDFMLVDNKYGVTHNEGGARVVIEEFLEGEEASFIVLCDGKNVLALATSQDHKRLKDGDEGPNTGGMGAYSPAPVVTADVHARAMREIILPTIRGMEKDGIPYTGFLYAGLMIDAKGHPKTLEFNCRMGDPETQPILMRLKSDFSDVMAAAADGKLDQMELQWDRRTALGVVMAAHGYPENPRKGDPITGLPAEADDAMVFHAGTQLKDGVVSVTGGRVLCVTVLADSVKQAQQRAYDVARGIQFDGAQYRRDIGFRAVK, encoded by the coding sequence ATGAAAGTACTTGTGATTGGTGGCGGCGGCCGTGAACACGCGATGGCGTGGAAACTGAGCCAGTCCCCCAAGGTGACCAAGGTGTATGTGGCGCCCGGCAACGGCGGCACCGCGCTGAACCCCAAGCTCGACAACGTGGCCATCTCCGACGTGCGCGAGCTGCGCGTGTGGGCGCAGGCCGAGAAGATCGCGCTGACGGTGGTGGGCCCCGAGGCGCCGCTGGCCGCCGGCGTGGTCGATGAGTTCCGTGCCAACGGCCTGCGCATCTTCGGCCCCACCAAGGCCGCTGCGCAGCTCGAAAGCTCCAAGGCCTTCTCCAAGGCCTTCATGCGCCGCCATGGCATTCCCACGGCCGACTACGACACCTTCACCGACCCGGCCGCCGCCCACGCCTTCGTGGACCGCCTGGGTGCCCCCATCGTCATCAAGGCCGACGGCCTCGCGGCTGGCAAGGGCGTGGTCGTGGCCATGACGCTGCAGGAGGCCCACGATGCCGTGGACTTCATGCTGGTGGACAACAAATACGGCGTGACGCACAACGAAGGTGGCGCGCGCGTGGTGATCGAGGAATTCCTCGAAGGCGAGGAAGCCAGTTTCATCGTGCTGTGCGATGGCAAGAACGTGCTGGCGCTGGCCACCAGCCAGGACCACAAGCGCCTCAAAGACGGGGACGAAGGCCCCAACACCGGCGGCATGGGAGCCTACTCGCCCGCGCCCGTGGTCACGGCCGACGTGCACGCCCGCGCCATGCGCGAGATCATCCTGCCCACCATCCGGGGCATGGAAAAGGACGGCATTCCCTACACCGGTTTTCTGTATGCCGGGCTGATGATCGACGCCAAGGGCCACCCCAAGACGCTCGAATTCAACTGCCGCATGGGCGATCCCGAGACCCAGCCCATCCTGATGCGCCTCAAGAGCGATTTCAGCGATGTGATGGCCGCCGCGGCCGATGGCAAGCTCGACCAGATGGAGCTGCAATGGGACCGCCGCACCGCGCTGGGCGTGGTCATGGCAGCCCACGGCTACCCGGAGAACCCGCGCAAGGGCGACCCCATCACCGGCCTGCCCGCCGAGGCCGACGATGCCATGGTGTTCCATGCGGGCACGCAGCTGAAAGACGGCGTGGTCAGCGTGACCGGTGGCCGGGTGCTGTGCGTGACGGTGCTGGCCGACAGCGTCAAGCAGGCGCAGCAGCGTGCCTACGACGTGGCGCGTGGCATCCAGTTCGATGGCGCGCAGTACCGCCGCGACATTGGTTTCCGCGCGGTGAAATAG
- a CDS encoding YebC/PmpR family DNA-binding transcriptional regulator, with protein sequence MAGHSKWANIQHRKGRQDEKRGKIWTRIIREITVAARSGGGDLSANPRLRLAVDKAKAANMPADRIKYNIDKATGNAEGLTYEEIRYEGYGIGGAAIMIDTMTDNRVRTVAEVRHAFSKHGGNMGTEGSVVFQFKHCGQLIFAPGTSEDKVMEVALEAGAEDVVTDDDGAVEVLTAPADFEAVKNALEAAGLTAEVAGVTMRPENTIELTGDDAARMQKLLDVLEDLDDTQEVYHNAAL encoded by the coding sequence GTGGCAGGACACAGCAAATGGGCGAATATCCAGCACCGCAAGGGGCGGCAGGATGAAAAACGCGGCAAGATCTGGACCCGCATCATTCGCGAAATCACCGTGGCTGCCCGCTCGGGCGGCGGCGACCTGTCTGCCAACCCCCGCCTGCGTCTGGCGGTGGACAAGGCCAAGGCGGCCAACATGCCCGCCGACCGCATCAAATACAACATCGACAAGGCCACGGGCAACGCCGAAGGCCTGACCTACGAGGAAATCCGCTACGAAGGCTATGGCATTGGCGGCGCGGCCATCATGATCGACACCATGACCGACAACCGGGTGCGCACCGTGGCCGAAGTGCGACACGCGTTCAGCAAACACGGTGGCAACATGGGGACTGAAGGCTCGGTGGTGTTCCAATTCAAACACTGCGGCCAGCTGATCTTTGCCCCTGGCACCAGCGAGGACAAGGTGATGGAAGTGGCGCTGGAGGCGGGCGCCGAAGACGTGGTGACCGACGACGATGGCGCCGTGGAGGTGCTGACCGCCCCGGCCGACTTCGAGGCCGTGAAGAACGCGCTGGAGGCGGCGGGCCTCACTGCCGAGGTGGCGGGCGTGACCATGCGGCCCGAGAACACCATTGAACTGACCGGCGACGACGCCGCCAGGATGCAAAAGCTGCTGGACGTGCTGGAAGACCTGGACGATACGCAAGAGGTCTACCACAACGCCGCGCTCTGA
- a CDS encoding helicase HerA-like C-terminal domain-containing protein, protein MAEPLLIAKHDTIECHLLPGLANRHGLITGATGTGKTVTLQTLAENFSRIGVPVFMADVKGDLTGASQPGKIGDKLAAVLKERGLPLPAPLACPTTLWDVFGEQGHPVRATVSDMGPLLLGRMLNLNETQLGVLNLVFKIADDNGMLLLDLKDLRAMLQYVGDNAKEFTTEYGNVSAASVGAIQRGLLQIEQQGGSEFFGEPMLNIQDFMQTVDGHGVVNILAADKLMNSPRLYATFLLWMLSELFEQLPEIGDPEQPKLVFFFDEAHLLFNEAPKVLIERIELVVRLVRSKGVGVYFVTQNPLDIPDSVLAQLGNRVQHALRAFTPRDQKAVKATATTMRQKPGLDIETAITELAVGEALVSFLDAKGRPSITERVFVLPPGSQLGPITPQQRQMLVANSLVAGVYEKVVDRESAYEKLKGRAAEASAQAPANGSKGTPANTEDSGGGLMGGLNDVLFGTTGPRGGKRDGLAQTMAKSAVRTMGTSLGKEILRGVLGSIFGGSKRR, encoded by the coding sequence ATGGCCGAACCCCTGCTGATTGCCAAGCACGACACCATCGAATGCCACCTGCTTCCAGGGCTGGCCAACCGCCACGGGCTCATCACCGGCGCCACCGGCACGGGCAAGACAGTGACCTTGCAGACCCTGGCCGAGAACTTCTCGCGCATCGGCGTGCCGGTGTTCATGGCCGATGTGAAGGGCGACCTCACGGGCGCCAGCCAGCCCGGCAAGATCGGCGACAAGCTGGCCGCCGTGCTCAAGGAGCGCGGCCTTCCCCTGCCCGCCCCCCTGGCCTGCCCCACCACGCTGTGGGACGTGTTTGGCGAACAGGGCCACCCTGTGCGCGCCACCGTGTCCGACATGGGCCCGCTGCTGCTGGGCCGCATGCTCAACCTCAATGAAACCCAGCTGGGCGTGCTCAACCTGGTGTTCAAGATCGCCGACGACAACGGCATGCTGCTGCTGGACCTCAAGGACCTGCGCGCCATGCTGCAATACGTCGGCGACAACGCCAAGGAGTTCACCACCGAATACGGCAACGTGAGCGCCGCCAGCGTGGGCGCCATCCAGCGCGGGCTGCTGCAGATCGAGCAGCAGGGCGGCAGCGAGTTCTTCGGCGAGCCCATGCTCAACATCCAGGACTTCATGCAGACGGTGGACGGCCACGGCGTGGTCAACATCCTGGCGGCCGACAAGCTCATGAATTCGCCGCGGCTGTATGCCACCTTCCTCTTGTGGATGCTGTCGGAACTGTTCGAGCAACTGCCCGAGATCGGCGACCCCGAGCAGCCCAAGCTGGTGTTCTTCTTCGACGAGGCTCACCTCCTGTTCAACGAGGCGCCCAAGGTGCTCATCGAGCGCATCGAACTCGTGGTGCGCCTGGTGCGCTCCAAGGGCGTGGGCGTGTATTTCGTCACCCAGAACCCGCTCGACATCCCGGACAGCGTGCTGGCCCAGCTGGGCAACCGCGTGCAGCATGCGCTGCGCGCCTTCACCCCCCGCGACCAGAAGGCCGTGAAGGCCACGGCCACCACCATGCGGCAAAAGCCGGGCCTCGACATCGAGACCGCCATCACCGAACTGGCCGTGGGCGAGGCGCTGGTGAGCTTTCTCGATGCCAAGGGCCGCCCGAGCATCACCGAACGGGTGTTCGTGCTGCCGCCCGGCAGCCAGCTCGGTCCCATCACGCCGCAGCAGCGCCAGATGCTGGTGGCCAACTCGCTGGTCGCGGGCGTGTATGAAAAGGTGGTGGACCGCGAGTCGGCCTACGAAAAACTCAAGGGCCGCGCGGCCGAAGCCAGCGCCCAGGCGCCAGCCAATGGCAGCAAAGGCACGCCCGCCAACACGGAAGACAGCGGCGGCGGCCTGATGGGCGGGCTCAACGACGTGCTGTTTGGCACCACCGGCCCGCGCGGTGGCAAACGCGACGGCCTGGCCCAGACCATGGCCAAGTCGGCCGTGCGCACCATGGGCACCTCGCTGGGCAAGGAGATCCTGCGCGGGGTGCTGGGCAGCATCTTCGGCGGCAGCAAGCGCCGTTGA
- a CDS encoding enoyl-CoA hydratase-related protein, which yields MNKTLTCFSLGISQHVAHLVMNRPEAMNTMHPTFWRELDEVLAHLQQAGEARALVISSTGKHFSAGMALETFGGAITMDDQSPEGRAAIFDLLTDMQATFTRIENLRIPVIMAIHGGCIGGAVDMVTAACVRYATADAFFCIQEINIGMVADVGTLQRLPKLIPLGVVKELAYTGRRLGAARALGHGLVNEVFDTQEAMLAAALQCAQEIASKPPVAIWGTKQAVNYARDHSVEDSLRQMGWLQGAIWSNQHVRESVTAMKQKRAGDFPALAPLVRFSELG from the coding sequence ATGAACAAGACCCTCACCTGCTTCAGCCTCGGCATCTCCCAGCATGTCGCCCACCTGGTGATGAACCGGCCCGAGGCCATGAACACCATGCACCCTACGTTCTGGCGCGAGCTGGACGAGGTGCTGGCCCACCTGCAACAGGCGGGCGAGGCGCGCGCGCTGGTCATCAGCAGCACGGGCAAGCATTTCAGCGCGGGCATGGCGCTGGAGACCTTCGGCGGCGCCATCACCATGGACGACCAGAGCCCCGAAGGCCGCGCCGCCATCTTCGACCTGCTCACCGACATGCAGGCCACCTTCACCCGCATCGAGAACCTGCGCATTCCCGTGATCATGGCCATCCACGGCGGCTGCATCGGCGGCGCGGTGGACATGGTGACGGCGGCCTGCGTGCGCTACGCCACGGCGGATGCGTTCTTCTGCATCCAGGAAATCAACATCGGCATGGTGGCCGACGTGGGCACGCTGCAGCGCCTGCCCAAGCTCATCCCGCTGGGCGTGGTGAAAGAACTGGCCTACACCGGCCGCCGCCTGGGCGCCGCCAGGGCCCTGGGCCACGGGCTGGTCAACGAGGTGTTCGACACGCAGGAGGCCATGCTGGCCGCCGCCCTGCAATGCGCCCAGGAAATCGCCTCCAAGCCCCCCGTCGCCATCTGGGGCACCAAGCAGGCCGTGAACTACGCGCGCGACCACAGCGTGGAAGACAGCCTGCGCCAGATGGGCTGGCTGCAGGGCGCCATCTGGAGCAACCAGCATGTGCGCGAGTCGGTCACGGCCATGAAGCAAAAGCGCGCGGGCGACTTCCCGGCCCTGGCGCCGCTGGTACGGTTCAGCGAACTGGGCTGA